Proteins encoded together in one Streptomyces umbrinus window:
- a CDS encoding SDR family oxidoreductase — MSRVSLEGQVAVVTGAARGVGELLARKLSARGATVALVGLEPDALKQVAERLHGESGHWYADVTDHEAMARVAAEVKERFGKVDIVVANAGVANGGPFVDSDPQTWRRVIEVNLIGSAMTARAFLPVLMESRGYLLQIASLAAITPAPMMTAYCASKSGVEAYAHSLRAEVGYKGVRVGVGYLSWTDTDMVRGADQDDVMRELRQRLPWPAGKTYPLGPAVDRIVAGIERRSSHVYGQWWLRGMQGVRGYLPGLIGSVGQREMRRFAPRVGRVPKGLVGAGGEADEQARSTLRN, encoded by the coding sequence ATGAGCAGAGTCAGCCTGGAAGGGCAGGTCGCCGTCGTCACGGGGGCCGCGCGGGGCGTCGGGGAACTCCTCGCCCGCAAGCTCTCCGCCCGCGGTGCCACGGTCGCGCTCGTCGGTCTGGAGCCGGACGCGCTGAAGCAGGTCGCCGAGCGGCTGCACGGCGAGAGCGGGCACTGGTACGCCGACGTCACCGACCACGAGGCGATGGCGCGGGTCGCGGCGGAGGTGAAGGAGCGGTTCGGGAAGGTCGACATCGTCGTCGCCAACGCCGGGGTCGCCAACGGAGGGCCGTTCGTCGACTCCGACCCGCAGACGTGGCGGCGGGTCATCGAGGTGAACCTCATCGGGTCGGCGATGACCGCGCGGGCGTTCCTGCCCGTGCTGATGGAGAGCCGCGGCTATCTGCTGCAGATCGCCTCGCTCGCCGCGATCACGCCCGCGCCGATGATGACCGCGTACTGCGCGTCCAAGTCGGGCGTCGAGGCGTACGCGCACAGCCTGCGGGCCGAGGTCGGGTACAAGGGCGTACGCGTGGGGGTCGGGTATCTGTCGTGGACCGACACCGACATGGTGCGCGGGGCCGATCAGGACGACGTCATGCGGGAGTTGAGGCAGCGGCTGCCGTGGCCCGCCGGCAAGACGTATCCGCTCGGGCCGGCCGTCGACCGGATCGTGGCCGGGATCGAGCGGCGGTCCAGTCATGTGTACGGGCAGTGGTGGCTGCGGGGGATGCAGGGTGTACGCGGGTATCTGCCGGGGCTCATCGGGTCGGTGGGGCAGCGGGAGATGCGGCGGTTCGCTCCGCGGGTGGGGCGGGTGCCGAAGGGGCTTGTCGGGGCCGGGGGAGAGGCCGATGAGCAGGCACGGAGCACGCTGCGTAACTGA
- a CDS encoding TetR/AcrR family transcriptional regulator: MAETATTRRSRITPEREAELYEAVLDLLREVGYDSLTMDAVATRTRSSKATLYRQWGGKAELVARAIRHHKPVDLAAVDTGTLRGDFRALTHRQDDCQMEQDSALMRVLGTAAHTNPELLAALREWLIEPELAEMRRVVQRAVDRGEVRPDNPAIDYVLHMIIGAFVARTLIDEAPPTQAFVASYIDAVVIPALSA; this comes from the coding sequence ATGGCTGAGACAGCAACGACGCGTCGCAGCCGGATCACGCCCGAGCGCGAGGCCGAGCTGTACGAGGCCGTGCTCGACCTGCTCCGTGAGGTCGGTTACGACTCCCTGACCATGGACGCCGTCGCCACCCGCACCCGGTCCAGCAAGGCCACGCTCTACCGCCAGTGGGGCGGCAAGGCCGAACTGGTCGCGAGGGCGATCCGGCATCACAAGCCGGTCGATCTCGCGGCGGTCGACACCGGAACCCTGCGAGGCGACTTCCGGGCGCTCACACACCGCCAGGACGACTGCCAGATGGAACAGGACTCCGCGCTGATGCGAGTCCTCGGCACCGCGGCTCACACGAACCCCGAGCTGCTGGCCGCCCTCCGCGAATGGCTGATCGAGCCGGAGCTGGCGGAGATGCGTCGGGTGGTGCAGCGTGCCGTCGACCGCGGCGAGGTCCGTCCGGACAACCCGGCGATCGACTACGTGCTGCACATGATCATCGGCGCCTTCGTGGCGCGGACGCTGATCGACGAGGCGCCACCGACCCAGGCCTTCGTCGCCTCGTACATCGACGCTGTGGTGATCCCCGCCCTCAGCGCCTGA
- a CDS encoding flavin-containing monooxygenase, with product MTQHEHVRVAVIGSGFGGLGAAVRLRREGVTDFVVLERADSVGGTWRDNSYPGCACDVPSHLYSFSFAPNPDWPRTFSGQEHIRAYLEHVADVFRLRSHLRFNSEVKMMTWDGAKLRWVIETSSGTLTADVVVSATGPLSDPKVPDVPGLDTFPGKVFHSARWDHDYDLRGKRVAMIGTGASAIQIVPSIQPDVAKLTLFQRTPPWVMPRVDRAISGAERWLHRQLPFTSQARRGLLWGLRELQVQAFTKRPDELGIVEQLAKRNMARAIKDPQLRAKLTPSYRIGCKRILLSSTYYPALAQPNVDVVASGLGEVRGSTVVAADGTEAEVDAIVFGTGFHVTDMPIADRVVGAEGKTLAEAWQSGMKSLRGATAAGFPNWMTIIGPNTGLGNSSMILMIESQLNYMADYVKQLEVLGGPAALDARPGAVDAWNHRVQERMKRTVWNTGGCTSWYLDDNGVNTTIWPGTTTEFRGATRRVDLGEYDLLRPPPAPETAPKRRTKKRVEAGA from the coding sequence ATGACCCAGCACGAGCATGTACGGGTGGCGGTGATCGGCTCCGGATTCGGTGGGCTCGGAGCCGCTGTGCGGTTGCGTCGTGAGGGCGTCACCGACTTCGTCGTCCTGGAGCGGGCCGACAGCGTGGGCGGGACCTGGCGGGACAACAGTTATCCGGGCTGCGCCTGTGACGTGCCGTCCCACCTCTACTCGTTCTCGTTCGCGCCCAATCCCGACTGGCCGCGCACCTTCTCCGGGCAGGAGCACATCCGCGCCTATCTGGAGCACGTCGCTGACGTCTTCCGGCTCCGGTCGCACCTTCGCTTCAACTCGGAAGTGAAGATGATGACCTGGGACGGAGCGAAGCTGCGCTGGGTCATCGAGACCAGCAGTGGGACGCTCACCGCCGACGTCGTCGTCTCCGCGACCGGGCCGCTCTCCGATCCCAAGGTCCCGGACGTTCCCGGCCTCGACACCTTCCCCGGCAAGGTCTTCCACTCGGCCCGCTGGGACCACGACTACGACCTGCGCGGCAAGCGGGTCGCGATGATCGGTACGGGGGCCTCGGCCATCCAGATCGTGCCGAGCATCCAGCCGGACGTCGCGAAGCTCACCCTCTTCCAGCGCACCCCGCCCTGGGTGATGCCCCGCGTCGACCGGGCCATCAGCGGGGCCGAGCGCTGGCTCCACCGGCAGCTGCCCTTCACCTCGCAGGCCCGGCGCGGACTCCTGTGGGGCCTGCGGGAGTTGCAGGTCCAGGCGTTCACCAAGCGCCCCGACGAGCTCGGAATCGTCGAGCAACTGGCCAAGCGGAACATGGCCCGGGCGATCAAGGACCCGCAGCTCAGGGCCAAGTTGACCCCGTCCTACCGCATCGGCTGCAAGCGCATCCTGCTCTCCAGCACGTACTACCCGGCCCTCGCGCAGCCCAATGTGGACGTGGTCGCGAGCGGACTCGGCGAGGTCCGCGGGTCGACCGTCGTGGCCGCCGACGGGACCGAGGCCGAGGTCGACGCGATCGTCTTCGGCACGGGCTTCCATGTCACCGACATGCCGATCGCCGACCGGGTCGTGGGCGCGGAGGGCAAGACGCTCGCCGAGGCGTGGCAGTCCGGCATGAAGTCGCTGCGGGGCGCGACGGCGGCCGGGTTCCCCAACTGGATGACGATCATCGGACCGAACACCGGCCTCGGGAACTCCAGCATGATCCTGATGATCGAGTCCCAGCTCAACTACATGGCCGACTACGTGAAGCAGTTGGAGGTGCTCGGCGGACCGGCCGCCCTCGACGCACGGCCCGGCGCGGTCGACGCCTGGAACCACCGCGTCCAGGAGCGTATGAAGCGCACGGTCTGGAACACCGGCGGCTGCACCAGCTGGTACCTCGACGACAACGGCGTCAACACCACCATCTGGCCCGGCACGACCACCGAGTTCCGTGGCGCGACTCGGCGCGTGGACCTGGGGGAGTACGACCTGTTGCGGCCGCCGCCCGCGCCGGAGACGGCACCGAAGCGCCGTACGAAGAAGAGGGTGGAGGCGGGCGCGTGA
- a CDS encoding MerR family transcriptional regulator, with the protein MEELAREAGITVRTLRFYRERKLIPPPRREGRIAWYDEDHLARLRTIAALLERGHTLNGIAELAEAFDHGRDVGDLLGLGAPTEETPVRLSPEELADVFGEEATPENLSAALDLGYLGTDGGEIVHVSRRLLDTSAALVREGIPLADVLAAARRVRDHADALAELFTELVLTQGGRTTDDLKRLRPLAKSVVDAEVSMALDRKLGRLTGATGPEEQAPPRAAKARRSTHEAP; encoded by the coding sequence ATGGAGGAGCTGGCCAGGGAGGCCGGCATCACCGTGCGCACGCTGCGCTTCTACCGCGAGCGCAAGCTGATCCCGCCACCGCGCCGCGAGGGCCGCATCGCCTGGTACGACGAGGACCACCTCGCCCGGCTGCGCACGATCGCCGCCCTCCTGGAACGCGGCCACACCCTGAACGGCATCGCCGAACTCGCCGAGGCCTTCGACCACGGCCGCGACGTCGGCGACCTCCTCGGCCTGGGCGCGCCCACGGAGGAGACACCGGTCCGCCTGTCGCCGGAGGAACTGGCGGACGTGTTCGGCGAAGAGGCGACGCCGGAGAACCTGTCGGCGGCGCTCGACCTGGGCTACCTCGGCACGGACGGCGGCGAGATCGTCCACGTGAGCCGGCGCCTCCTGGACACATCGGCGGCACTGGTCCGCGAGGGCATCCCGCTCGCTGACGTCCTGGCCGCGGCCCGCCGCGTCCGCGACCACGCCGACGCCCTCGCCGAGCTGTTCACCGAGCTCGTCCTGACACAGGGCGGCCGAACGACGGACGACCTCAAGCGATTGCGGCCGCTGGCGAAGAGCGTGGTGGACGCGGAGGTGTCGATGGCCCTGGACCGAAAGCTGGGGAGACTGACGGGCGCCACTGGACCCGAGGAGCAGGCTCCGCCTCGCGCAGCGAAGGCGCGCCGATCCACGCACGAAGCACCTTGA
- a CDS encoding alpha/beta fold hydrolase, translated as MSRLTHVVNGPYAPPVAARELTAVSADGARLHVEVHGPDGAPAVVLSHGWSCSTAFWAAQIRDLAADHRVIAYDQRGHGRSPANPVCSADALADDLEAVLAATLAPGEKAVLAGHPMGGMTLMAAAGRDRFREHAGAVLLCSTGSSRLVAESLVVPMRAGRSRIWLTRKVLGSRAPLGPVTPVARRILKYATMGPGSAPGMVEACARIVHACPRKVRYAWSHVLDTLDLDHRVRELGVPAAVVVGTADRMTPVVHARALVAALPHCVGSTELPGLGHMTPVEAPALVITRIRELVSTYVRIQQKEGA; from the coding sequence GTGAGCCGGCTGACGCATGTGGTGAACGGTCCCTACGCCCCGCCCGTCGCCGCCCGCGAGCTGACCGCCGTGTCCGCCGACGGGGCCCGGCTGCACGTCGAGGTGCACGGGCCCGACGGGGCACCCGCGGTGGTGCTCTCGCACGGGTGGTCGTGTTCGACCGCCTTCTGGGCGGCGCAGATCAGGGACCTGGCCGCCGACCACCGCGTGATCGCGTACGACCAGCGGGGGCACGGGCGCAGTCCGGCGAACCCCGTGTGCAGCGCGGACGCGCTCGCCGACGATCTGGAGGCCGTGCTCGCCGCCACGCTCGCGCCCGGGGAGAAGGCCGTTCTGGCCGGGCACCCCATGGGCGGGATGACGCTGATGGCCGCGGCCGGGCGGGACCGGTTCCGGGAGCACGCGGGCGCCGTGCTGCTGTGCAGTACGGGCAGTTCGCGGCTGGTCGCCGAGTCGCTGGTGGTGCCGATGCGGGCCGGGCGGTCGCGGATCTGGCTGACCAGGAAGGTTCTCGGGTCGCGGGCTCCGCTCGGGCCCGTCACACCGGTCGCCCGGCGGATCCTCAAGTACGCGACGATGGGGCCCGGTTCGGCGCCCGGCATGGTCGAGGCCTGCGCGCGCATCGTGCACGCGTGCCCGCGCAAGGTGCGGTACGCATGGTCGCACGTGCTCGACACGCTCGATCTCGACCATCGCGTACGGGAGTTGGGCGTGCCGGCCGCGGTCGTCGTCGGCACGGCCGACCGGATGACGCCCGTCGTGCACGCGCGCGCCCTCGTCGCCGCGCTGCCGCACTGTGTCGGTTCCACCGAACTGCCCGGGCTCGGGCACATGACCCCCGTCGAGGCGCCCGCGCTGGTCATCACCCGGATACGGGAACTCGTCTCCACATACGTACGGATCCAGCAGAAGGAGGGCGCATGA
- a CDS encoding S41 family peptidase, which produces MDHGATGDGRGSAAYLRFPHLSGDRLCFAAEDDLWVAPLDTPGRAWRLTVDRTKVSHPRFSPDGRHLAYTTWRNLVPEIHLAPVDGGPARRLTYWGNADTQVCGWSPDGDILAVASHGEPFSYFTWAYSVPVDGCPGGKLPWGPVSHIAVEDFAGERLTLLLTGTPPHEPAAWKRYRGGATGRLWLHGRRILADLDGHLDSPMFVGGRIAFLSDHEGIGNLYSCLHDGSDLRRHTDHDTFYARHASSDGTRVVYQCAGDLWIVDDLSPESLPRRLDVRLGGPRAGRRTYQVPAAQHVDGISVDETGRACAVVVRGSLYWLTHRDGPARTIADTPGVRVRLPEMLGSGGQVAYVTDAEGEDAVEIAYLPRASGEREPRRLASGELGRVLELVSDPKGERLAIASNDGRLLLLDATEESGSGSTSRTGSGSESKSGSGSGEVTELIRSINGPVRDLAFSPDGAWLTWSHPGIGRTLRQIKMARIEGPGARTIVDVTNGRFEDENPVFTRDGRFLAFLSWRGFDPVYDVHTGDLSFPLGCRPYLVPLSSATPSPFALNPEGRPAAGGLDPVEDDTGDGATVTVEIEGLESRVTPFPVTASKYSALYPVAGGGLVWLRWPISGALGETFANPDDTSGRPTLEYFNITKAKKSELVEHLDWFALSGDGSRLVVVDEGDLRAVPSTESGDGDTTVWIDLRRILHEVDPAAEWRQAYAEAGRLIRAYFWAPDMCGIDWDGILEQYRPLVERVASPDEFADLLREVLGELGTSHAYVTAARRNEGPPHYQRAQGLLGANLVRRDEGWLVQRILPGDSSDSKARSPLAGTGIREGAVLTHVDGRPVNPVPGPFPLLAGAGGTTVELTFTPAEGEGRSRRVAVVPLVDERPLRYQDWVAKRREVVRELSGGRCGYLHIPDMGGSGWAQFNRDLRMEVSRPALIVDVRGNAGGHISELVVEKLTRTILGWDLTRNAQPVSYASNAPRGPVVALADEMTSSDGDMITAAFKLLKLGPVVGQRTWGGVVGMTGRHRLGDGTVITVPMNAAWFDAYGWSIENQGVTPDLEILRTPLDWAEGRHAQLDDAVQLALDLLSLHPAATPPTYENTPTRTRPKLPPRTPS; this is translated from the coding sequence GTGGACCACGGGGCGACCGGGGACGGCCGGGGCTCCGCCGCCTACCTGCGCTTCCCGCACCTCAGCGGCGACCGCCTGTGCTTCGCGGCCGAGGACGACCTCTGGGTGGCCCCCCTCGACACCCCCGGCCGCGCCTGGCGGCTGACCGTCGACCGTACGAAGGTGAGCCACCCGCGCTTCTCGCCCGACGGCCGGCACCTCGCGTACACGACCTGGCGCAACCTCGTGCCGGAGATCCATCTGGCGCCGGTGGACGGCGGTCCGGCCCGGCGGCTCACCTACTGGGGGAACGCCGACACCCAGGTCTGCGGCTGGTCGCCCGACGGCGACATCCTCGCCGTCGCCTCGCACGGCGAGCCCTTCTCATACTTCACCTGGGCCTACAGCGTGCCGGTCGACGGCTGCCCCGGCGGCAAGCTCCCGTGGGGCCCGGTCTCGCACATCGCGGTCGAGGACTTCGCGGGCGAGCGCCTGACCCTGCTGCTCACCGGCACGCCCCCGCACGAGCCCGCCGCCTGGAAGCGCTACCGCGGCGGCGCCACCGGCCGGCTCTGGCTGCACGGGCGGCGCATCCTCGCCGACCTCGACGGACACCTGGACTCGCCGATGTTCGTCGGCGGCCGCATCGCCTTCCTCTCCGACCACGAGGGCATCGGCAACCTCTACTCCTGTCTGCACGACGGCTCCGACCTGCGCCGCCACACCGACCACGACACCTTCTACGCCCGGCACGCCTCCAGCGACGGCACCCGGGTCGTCTACCAGTGCGCGGGCGACCTGTGGATCGTCGACGACCTGTCCCCCGAATCGCTCCCGCGCCGCCTCGACGTACGCCTCGGCGGCCCGCGCGCCGGACGCCGTACGTACCAGGTGCCGGCCGCGCAGCACGTCGACGGGATCTCCGTGGACGAGACGGGCCGGGCCTGCGCCGTCGTCGTACGCGGCAGCCTGTACTGGCTCACGCACCGCGACGGCCCGGCGCGCACGATCGCGGACACCCCGGGCGTCCGCGTCCGGCTCCCCGAGATGCTCGGCTCGGGCGGGCAGGTCGCCTACGTGACGGACGCGGAGGGCGAGGACGCCGTCGAGATCGCCTATCTGCCGCGCGCCAGCGGCGAACGCGAGCCGCGCCGGCTGGCCTCCGGCGAACTGGGCCGCGTCCTGGAACTCGTCTCGGACCCGAAGGGCGAGCGGCTGGCGATCGCGTCGAACGACGGGCGGCTGCTGCTGCTCGACGCGACGGAGGAGTCAGGGTCCGGGAGCACGTCCCGAACGGGGTCGGGGTCGGAATCAAAGTCGGGGTCGGGGTCGGGCGAGGTCACCGAGCTCATCCGGTCCATCAACGGGCCCGTGCGCGATCTGGCCTTCTCCCCGGACGGGGCCTGGCTGACCTGGTCGCACCCGGGCATCGGCCGCACCCTGCGCCAGATCAAGATGGCCAGGATCGAGGGGCCGGGCGCGCGCACGATCGTCGACGTCACCAACGGCCGCTTCGAGGACGAGAACCCGGTCTTCACCCGCGACGGCCGCTTCCTCGCCTTCCTCTCCTGGCGCGGCTTCGACCCGGTGTACGACGTCCACACCGGCGACCTCTCCTTCCCGCTGGGCTGCCGCCCGTACCTCGTCCCCCTGTCCTCGGCGACCCCGTCCCCCTTCGCGCTGAACCCCGAGGGGCGCCCGGCGGCCGGCGGTCTGGACCCGGTCGAGGACGACACCGGCGACGGCGCCACGGTGACCGTGGAGATCGAGGGCCTGGAGAGCCGGGTGACGCCCTTCCCGGTCACGGCGTCCAAGTACTCGGCGCTGTACCCGGTCGCGGGCGGCGGTCTGGTCTGGCTGCGCTGGCCGATCTCGGGCGCGCTGGGCGAGACGTTCGCGAACCCGGACGACACGAGCGGCCGTCCGACCCTGGAGTACTTCAACATCACCAAGGCGAAGAAGTCCGAACTCGTCGAGCACCTCGACTGGTTCGCGCTGAGCGGCGACGGCAGCCGGCTGGTCGTGGTCGACGAGGGCGACCTGCGCGCGGTCCCCTCCACGGAGTCCGGCGACGGCGACACGACCGTCTGGATCGACCTCCGCCGTATCCTCCACGAGGTGGACCCGGCCGCGGAGTGGCGCCAGGCGTACGCCGAGGCGGGCCGTCTCATCCGCGCCTACTTCTGGGCCCCCGACATGTGCGGCATCGACTGGGACGGGATCCTGGAGCAGTACCGCCCGCTCGTCGAACGGGTCGCCTCCCCCGACGAGTTCGCCGACCTGCTCCGCGAGGTGCTCGGCGAACTGGGCACCTCGCACGCGTACGTCACCGCCGCCCGCCGCAACGAGGGCCCGCCCCACTACCAGCGGGCGCAGGGCCTCCTCGGCGCCAACCTCGTACGGCGCGACGAGGGTTGGCTCGTCCAGCGCATCCTGCCCGGCGACTCCTCCGACTCCAAGGCCCGTTCACCGCTGGCCGGTACGGGCATCCGCGAGGGCGCGGTCCTCACCCACGTGGACGGCCGCCCGGTGAACCCCGTCCCGGGCCCCTTCCCCCTCCTCGCGGGCGCGGGCGGCACGACGGTCGAGCTGACGTTCACCCCGGCGGAGGGCGAGGGCCGCTCACGCCGGGTCGCGGTGGTCCCCCTGGTCGACGAACGCCCCCTGCGCTACCAGGACTGGGTGGCCAAACGCCGTGAGGTGGTACGGGAGTTGAGCGGCGGCCGCTGCGGCTATCTGCACATCCCGGACATGGGCGGCTCGGGCTGGGCCCAGTTCAACCGCGACCTGCGCATGGAGGTGTCGCGGCCCGCCCTCATCGTCGACGTACGCGGCAACGCCGGCGGCCACATCAGCGAGCTGGTCGTGGAGAAACTCACCCGCACGATCCTGGGCTGGGACCTGACCCGCAACGCCCAGCCGGTGTCGTACGCGTCCAACGCCCCGCGGGGCCCGGTGGTGGCCCTGGCCGACGAAATGACCTCGTCGGACGGCGACATGATCACGGCGGCGTTCAAGTTGCTGAAACTGGGCCCGGTGGTGGGCCAGCGCACCTGGGGCGGCGTCGTCGGCATGACCGGCCGCCACCGCCTCGGCGACGGCACCGTCATCACGGTCCCCATGAACGCCGCCTGGTTCGACGCGTACGGCTGGTCCATCGAGAACCAGGGCGTCACCCCCGACCTCGAAATCCTCCGCACCCCCCTCGACTGGGCAGAAGGCCGCCACGCCCAACTGGACGACGCAGTCCAACTGGCCCTGGACCTCCTGTCCCTCCACCCGGCAGCAACCCCACCGACCTACGAGAACACGCCGACGAGAACGCGCCCGAAGCTGCCGCCGAGGACACCTTCATAG